One part of the Marinobacterium rhizophilum genome encodes these proteins:
- a CDS encoding NAD(P)/FAD-dependent oxidoreductase, which produces MPSSGFDASYYAASARAMAPCDTLQDEREADVCIVGAGYTGLSAALHLREQGCSVIVLEADRLAGGASGRNGGQVCVGLNPGQAALEAWLGSEHAQQLWALSLDAVALVKALIERLQIDCDLKPGILHAAFKPSHVEAMQREAEHLQHHYGYAGVRFVTGSEVRDMLDTRRYHGGQLFSEAVHLHPLNYALGLAAAARAKGAQLFEHSRVLDYQHGPGGIRVRTARGTVRAQTLVLACNGYLGALEPRIADSIMPINNFILATEPLDPELARRLIRDDLAVADSKFVVNYFRLSADRRLLFGGGETYRRHFPGDIKSLVRRHLLQVYPQLANTRIDHAWGGTLAITRNRMPFFRRLDNNLYVAQGYSGHGIALATLGGKLISDAIAGSPEGFDTLARVPTPGFPGGPLLRWPALVAGMLYYQLRDRFS; this is translated from the coding sequence ATGCCCAGCAGTGGTTTTGACGCCTCCTACTATGCAGCCAGCGCCCGGGCCATGGCCCCCTGCGATACCCTGCAGGACGAACGGGAGGCCGATGTCTGCATCGTGGGGGCGGGCTACACCGGCCTGTCGGCGGCGCTGCACCTGCGCGAGCAGGGTTGCAGCGTGATAGTGCTGGAAGCGGATCGGCTGGCCGGGGGAGCCTCCGGGCGCAACGGCGGCCAGGTGTGCGTGGGCCTGAACCCCGGCCAGGCGGCGCTGGAGGCCTGGCTCGGCAGCGAGCATGCCCAGCAGCTGTGGGCGCTGTCGCTGGATGCGGTGGCGCTGGTCAAGGCGCTGATCGAGAGGCTACAGATCGACTGTGACCTCAAGCCCGGCATTCTACATGCGGCCTTCAAGCCTTCCCATGTCGAGGCCATGCAGCGCGAAGCCGAACATCTGCAGCACCACTACGGCTACGCGGGCGTGCGCTTCGTGACGGGCAGCGAGGTACGCGACATGCTCGATACCCGGCGCTATCACGGCGGCCAACTGTTCAGCGAAGCGGTGCACCTGCACCCGCTGAACTACGCCCTGGGCCTGGCCGCGGCGGCCCGGGCGAAGGGCGCGCAGCTGTTCGAACACAGCCGGGTGCTGGATTACCAGCACGGGCCAGGGGGCATCCGGGTCCGCACCGCCCGGGGCACGGTGCGGGCACAGACCCTGGTACTGGCCTGCAACGGCTACCTGGGGGCGCTGGAGCCGCGCATCGCCGACAGCATCATGCCCATCAACAACTTTATTCTGGCCACCGAACCGCTGGACCCGGAGCTCGCCCGGCGCCTGATCCGGGATGACCTAGCCGTGGCCGACTCCAAGTTCGTGGTGAATTATTTCCGCCTCAGCGCCGACCGGCGCCTGCTGTTCGGTGGTGGCGAAACCTACCGCCGCCATTTCCCCGGCGATATCAAAAGCCTGGTGCGCCGGCACCTGCTGCAGGTGTACCCGCAACTGGCAAACACCCGCATCGACCATGCCTGGGGCGGCACCCTGGCCATCACCCGCAACCGCATGCCGTTTTTCCGCCGTCTGGACAATAACCTCTATGTGGCCCAGGGCTACTCCGGCCACGGCATCGCCCTGGCAACGCTCGGCGGCAAGCTGATCAGCGATGCCATCGCCGGTTCGCCCGAAGGTTTTGACACCCTGGCCCGGGTCCCCACACCGGGCTTCCCCGGCGGCCCCCTGCTGCGCTGGCCGGCCCTGGTGGCCGGCATGCTGTATTACCAGCTGCGGGATAGGTTCAGCTGA
- the gcvP gene encoding aminomethyl-transferring glycine dehydrogenase, whose product MTVETRTLAQLEQRNEFTRRHVGPDTAEQQAMLAELGLDSLKTLIEHTVPDAIRLDDALAMDWGVSEIDALAELRVLASQNKVNKSYIGMGYSNTRVPNVIQRNVLENPAWYTAYTPYQPEIAQGRLEALLNFQQMVMDLTGMDLANASLLDEATAAAEAMTLCKRANSKKSNVFFVADDVHPQTLDVVKTRAEYFGYEVVVDAPEKLAQHDVFGVLLQYPGSQGDVRDIAALISQAKQQKAMTAVASDLLALVLLRSPGSLGADVVFGSSQRFGVPMGFGGPHAAFFAASARLKRSVPGRIIGQSIDSRGNPALRMAMQTREQHIRREKATSNICTAQALLANMASFYAVYHGPRGLKVIAERVHRLTAILATGLADRGVACNATYFDTLTFAADTATYQRALEAGCNLRNYPDGRLGISLDETSTAADVAQLLDILLGAGHGPDIAALDARITAGAATGIAADMRREDAILTHPTFNSYQSETEMLRYMKRLENKDYSLVHGMIPLGSCTMKLNATAQMIPVTWPEFANIHPFAPANQVTGYHSMIDQLEQMLVEITGYDAISMQPNSGAQGEYAGLLAIRKYQESIGEGHRNICLIPSSAHGTNPASAAMMGLKVVIVECDAEGNVDIADLTAKAQQHSDALSTLMITYPSTHGVFEEAIVDICRIIHQCGGQVYMDGANMNAQVGISKPGLIGSDVSHLNLHKTFAIPHGGGGPGMGPIGVKSHLAPFLPSHKVSPLDGLSQDNGAVAAAPFGSASILPITWMYIRALGKDGLKHSTELAILNANYLTAKLADHYPVLYRGRNAKVAHECILDIRPLKEASGVTEEDIAKRLMDYGFHAPTMSFPVAGTLMIEPTESESRLELDRFVEAMIGIRAEIQRVQDGSLPADNNPLCNAPHTQADLVADWQRPYSRDEAIFPTAATRAAKFWPSANRIDNVYGDRNFICSCPSIDAYRDE is encoded by the coding sequence ATGACTGTAGAGACACGCACGCTGGCCCAGCTGGAACAGCGCAACGAATTCACCCGGCGTCATGTCGGCCCGGATACCGCTGAACAGCAGGCCATGCTGGCCGAACTTGGGCTGGATTCGCTCAAGACGCTGATCGAGCACACGGTGCCGGATGCCATCCGGCTGGATGACGCCCTGGCGATGGACTGGGGTGTCAGCGAGATCGACGCCCTGGCCGAGCTGCGTGTCCTGGCAAGCCAGAACAAGGTCAACAAGTCCTACATCGGCATGGGTTACAGCAATACCCGGGTGCCGAACGTGATCCAGCGCAACGTGCTGGAAAACCCGGCCTGGTACACCGCCTACACACCCTATCAGCCCGAGATCGCCCAGGGGCGGCTCGAAGCGCTGCTGAACTTCCAGCAGATGGTGATGGACCTGACCGGCATGGACCTGGCCAATGCCTCCCTGTTGGATGAAGCCACCGCCGCCGCCGAGGCGATGACGCTGTGCAAGCGCGCCAACAGCAAGAAGAGCAATGTCTTTTTCGTCGCCGACGACGTGCACCCCCAGACCCTCGATGTGGTGAAAACCCGGGCCGAATACTTCGGCTACGAAGTGGTGGTGGATGCACCGGAAAAACTGGCGCAGCACGATGTCTTCGGTGTGCTGCTGCAGTACCCCGGCAGCCAGGGTGACGTGCGCGATATCGCGGCCCTGATCAGCCAGGCGAAACAGCAGAAGGCCATGACCGCCGTGGCGTCCGACCTGCTGGCACTGGTTCTGCTCCGGTCCCCCGGCAGCCTGGGTGCCGACGTGGTGTTCGGCTCGTCGCAGCGTTTTGGCGTGCCGATGGGCTTCGGTGGCCCCCACGCCGCCTTTTTCGCCGCCTCCGCGCGGCTCAAGCGCTCGGTACCGGGACGCATTATCGGCCAGTCCATCGACAGCCGCGGCAACCCTGCGCTGCGCATGGCGATGCAGACCCGCGAGCAGCATATCCGCCGCGAAAAGGCGACCTCCAACATCTGTACTGCCCAGGCACTGCTGGCCAACATGGCCAGCTTCTATGCCGTCTACCACGGTCCCCGGGGGCTGAAGGTCATTGCCGAGCGGGTGCACCGGCTGACGGCGATCCTGGCCACGGGGCTGGCCGACAGGGGCGTCGCCTGCAACGCGACCTATTTCGATACCCTGACCTTTGCCGCCGACACCGCGACCTACCAGCGTGCACTGGAGGCCGGCTGCAACCTGCGTAACTACCCCGATGGTCGTCTGGGCATCAGCCTGGACGAGACCAGCACCGCGGCGGACGTGGCGCAGCTGCTGGATATCCTGCTGGGCGCCGGCCATGGCCCGGATATCGCGGCGCTGGACGCCCGTATCACCGCCGGGGCAGCGACCGGCATTGCCGCCGACATGCGTCGCGAAGACGCCATCCTGACGCACCCGACCTTCAACAGCTACCAGTCCGAAACCGAGATGCTGCGCTACATGAAGCGCCTTGAGAACAAGGACTACTCCCTGGTACACGGCATGATCCCGCTGGGCTCCTGCACCATGAAGCTCAACGCCACCGCGCAGATGATCCCGGTGACCTGGCCCGAGTTCGCCAATATCCACCCCTTCGCACCCGCCAACCAGGTGACCGGCTACCACAGCATGATCGACCAGCTGGAACAGATGCTGGTGGAGATCACCGGCTACGACGCGATCTCGATGCAGCCCAACTCCGGTGCCCAGGGCGAGTACGCCGGCCTGCTGGCGATCCGCAAGTACCAGGAATCCATTGGCGAGGGACACCGCAATATCTGCCTGATTCCCTCGTCCGCCCACGGCACCAACCCGGCCTCCGCCGCCATGATGGGGCTGAAGGTGGTCATCGTCGAATGCGACGCCGAGGGTAACGTCGATATCGCCGACCTGACCGCCAAGGCGCAGCAGCACAGCGACGCCCTGTCGACCCTGATGATCACCTACCCATCCACCCACGGGGTCTTCGAGGAGGCGATCGTCGACATCTGTCGCATCATCCACCAGTGCGGCGGCCAGGTGTACATGGACGGCGCCAACATGAACGCCCAGGTGGGGATTTCCAAGCCCGGCCTGATCGGCTCCGACGTATCCCACCTCAACCTGCACAAGACCTTCGCCATTCCCCACGGCGGCGGCGGCCCGGGCATGGGCCCCATCGGCGTGAAGAGCCACCTGGCCCCCTTCCTGCCGAGCCACAAGGTGAGCCCGCTGGACGGGCTGAGCCAGGACAACGGTGCGGTGGCGGCGGCGCCCTTTGGTTCCGCATCGATCCTGCCGATCACCTGGATGTACATCCGCGCCCTGGGCAAGGACGGCCTGAAACACTCGACGGAGCTGGCGATCCTCAACGCCAACTACCTGACCGCCAAGCTGGCGGACCACTACCCGGTACTCTACCGTGGCCGTAACGCCAAGGTGGCCCACGAGTGCATCCTGGATATCCGTCCGCTCAAGGAAGCCTCGGGCGTAACCGAAGAGGATATCGCCAAGCGCCTGATGGACTACGGCTTCCACGCCCCGACCATGTCCTTCCCGGTCGCCGGCACGCTGATGATCGAGCCGACGGAATCCGAGTCCAGGCTGGAGCTGGATCGCTTTGTCGAAGCGATGATCGGCATCCGTGCCGAGATCCAGCGGGTGCAGGACGGCTCGCTGCCGGCGGACAACAACCCGCTGTGCAATGCCCCCCACACCCAGGCGGATCTGGTGGCCGACTGGCAGCGCCCGTACAGCCGTGACGAAGCCATTTTCCCGACCGCCGCCACCCGTGCCGCCAAGTTCTGGCCCTCGGCGAACCGCATCGACAATGTCTACGGCGATCGCAACTTCATCTGCTCCTGCCCGAGTATCGATGCCTACCGGGACGAGTGA